One region of Flavobacterium sp. GSB-24 genomic DNA includes:
- the smpB gene encoding SsrA-binding protein SmpB, which yields MLKSVNILNKRARFDYEIIDTYTAGIVLAGTEIKSIRLGKANITESFCEFSGMELFAINTYIEEYSFGNQFNHKSRSERKLLLNKKELKTLHKSVQAKGLTIVPLKLFTNEKGLAKLQIGLCKGKKNYDKRESLKEQDTKRDLDRIKKAFN from the coding sequence ATGTTAAAATCAGTCAATATATTAAATAAAAGAGCCCGATTTGATTATGAAATAATCGACACGTATACTGCTGGAATTGTTTTAGCGGGTACCGAAATCAAATCGATACGTTTAGGAAAAGCAAACATTACAGAGAGCTTTTGCGAGTTTAGCGGTATGGAGCTTTTTGCTATCAATACTTACATAGAAGAGTATTCATTTGGAAATCAATTCAATCATAAATCTAGAAGCGAAAGAAAATTGCTTTTAAATAAAAAAGAATTAAAAACACTTCACAAAAGTGTTCAGGCTAAAGGACTTACTATCGTTCCGCTAAAATTATTCACAAATGAAAAAGGTTTAGCAAAACTTCAGATTGGTCTTTGTAAAGGAAAGAAAAACTACGACAAGCGAGAATCACTAAAAGAACAAGATACTAAACGTGATTTAGACCGTATTAAAAAAGCTTTTAATTAA
- a CDS encoding Fic family protein — protein MKSLLKNAREQKGLKTRELAQLAGIDQALISKFESGTRKPTKEQISKLAQLLEIDYETLMIAWLKEKILYEIGDDELALKALKVAEDEIKYNKTVSNLKLSTSLEKILKEIDLLKQKLDSYRQFDSFKIKQALELEYTFESNRIEGNTMTLRETDMVINEGLTISGKSMREHLEAINHQEAIGFIKELMNKNNSLNERDLLSIHNLILRGIIPEDAGRYRKVQVMIQGSSHMPPQPLIVPQEMEEYFTWYEINKNKLHPIILAAEMHERLVTIHPFIDGNGRTSRLIMNLILMQKGYPIANIKGDYETRMQYYQSLEIAQTKKNKEDFFLFIAQKEKESLERYISILTQ, from the coding sequence ATGAAATCGCTTTTAAAAAACGCAAGAGAACAAAAAGGTTTAAAAACCCGTGAACTGGCACAGCTTGCAGGAATAGATCAGGCATTAATTAGCAAATTTGAGTCGGGAACCCGCAAACCAACCAAAGAACAGATTTCAAAATTAGCGCAGCTTTTAGAAATTGATTATGAAACTTTAATGATTGCCTGGCTTAAAGAAAAAATTCTTTATGAAATTGGTGATGATGAGCTTGCATTAAAAGCTTTAAAAGTTGCAGAAGATGAAATCAAGTATAATAAAACAGTATCTAACCTTAAGCTGTCTACTTCTTTAGAAAAAATTTTAAAAGAGATAGATTTGTTAAAACAAAAATTAGATTCTTACAGGCAGTTTGATAGTTTTAAAATTAAACAAGCTTTAGAGCTTGAGTATACCTTTGAAAGTAATAGAATTGAAGGAAATACAATGACACTTCGAGAAACTGACATGGTTATTAATGAAGGTTTAACAATTTCAGGCAAAAGCATGCGGGAACATCTTGAAGCTATAAATCATCAGGAAGCTATTGGATTTATTAAAGAATTAATGAATAAAAACAATTCATTAAACGAACGCGATCTTTTGTCAATTCATAATTTAATTTTAAGAGGAATTATACCTGAAGACGCAGGACGTTATCGAAAAGTTCAAGTTATGATTCAGGGAAGCAGTCATATGCCTCCACAACCTTTAATTGTGCCGCAAGAAATGGAAGAATATTTTACTTGGTACGAAATCAATAAAAATAAATTACATCCGATTATTCTGGCTGCTGAAATGCACGAACGATTAGTAACGATACATCCGTTTATAGATGGAAACGGCAGAACTTCTAGGTTAATTATGAATTTGATTCTAATGCAAAAAGGATATCCAATTGCCAATATCAAAGGAGATTATGAAACTAGAATGCAATATTATCAGTCTTTAGAAATTGCTCAAACTAAAAAAAACAAAGAAGACTTTTTTCTATTTATAGCTCAAAAAGAGAAAGAAAGTCTGGAAAGATATATCTCGATTCTTACTCAATAA
- a CDS encoding DUF3575 domain-containing protein: MKKIPALFVLLFCIQLQSQTFVKFNGATALLAIPNIGIETSIGEKMTFSADVMASFWESFNGHNPMKFITVTPEIRYHFKEKYNGFYVGGHIGADKYELQKWNYWDSNKYEDGFGYRLGATIGYNLKLNDKFLLDFFVGGGWHQGFYHGYYNDGTPGRYEKAVHWNKSGEWLPYRGGVMISYKL; the protein is encoded by the coding sequence ATGAAAAAAATACCTGCCTTATTTGTTCTTTTATTTTGTATACAATTGCAAAGTCAGACTTTTGTAAAATTTAATGGAGCAACTGCTTTGCTTGCAATCCCAAATATTGGAATTGAAACAAGTATTGGCGAAAAAATGACTTTTAGTGCCGATGTAATGGCATCTTTTTGGGAATCATTTAATGGTCATAATCCAATGAAATTTATTACTGTAACTCCAGAAATTCGTTATCATTTTAAAGAAAAATATAATGGCTTTTATGTAGGTGGACATATAGGAGCTGATAAATATGAATTACAGAAATGGAATTACTGGGATAGCAATAAATACGAAGACGGCTTTGGTTATAGGCTTGGTGCTACTATAGGTTACAACTTAAAATTAAACGATAAATTTTTACTAGACTTTTTCGTTGGTGGAGGCTGGCATCAAGGTTTTTATCATGGTTACTACAATGATGGAACTCCAGGAAGATATGAAAAAGCGGTGCATTGGAATAAAAGTGGCGAATGGCTTCCTTACCGTGGTGGCGTAATGATTTCGTATAAATTATAA
- a CDS encoding lipoprotein produces the protein MKKYLFLFFTVVVLSSCGSNTSIVNSWRDPKITVSQENFKKVLVVALVKDEASRRVTENRIAAGNEIFKTSYQYLNESTKDLTKEQKLKILQDENFDGVITMRLVSKEKETTYVPGTYTGMYYGGFDGMYAGMYGYGFGNWYGMYSPNFYDPGYYQETTSYMVETNIFSLKENKLIWTGTTESQYVTDLGQTVDAIMQAVVKEMRKDGSLPPK, from the coding sequence ATGAAAAAGTATTTATTTTTGTTTTTCACTGTAGTGGTGTTATCAAGTTGCGGCAGTAATACTTCGATCGTAAACAGCTGGAGAGATCCAAAAATTACCGTTTCTCAAGAAAACTTCAAGAAGGTTTTAGTCGTCGCTTTGGTAAAAGATGAAGCTTCACGAAGAGTTACGGAAAACAGAATTGCTGCTGGTAACGAAATTTTCAAAACTTCTTACCAATACTTAAACGAATCTACCAAAGACCTTACTAAAGAACAAAAGTTAAAAATACTTCAAGATGAAAATTTTGATGGAGTAATAACCATGCGATTAGTTAGTAAAGAAAAAGAAACAACCTATGTTCCTGGAACTTACACTGGAATGTATTATGGAGGTTTTGACGGCATGTATGCAGGAATGTATGGTTATGGTTTTGGGAATTGGTACGGAATGTATTCCCCAAACTTCTACGATCCGGGATATTATCAGGAAACAACATCCTATATGGTAGAGACCAATATTTTTTCATTAAAAGAAAATAAATTAATCTGGACAGGAACTACAGAATCTCAATATGTCACAGATTTAGGACAAACAGTTGATGCTATTATGCAGGCTGTAGTTAAAGAAATGAGAAAAGACGGTTCATTACCTCCAAAATAA
- a CDS encoding VF530 family protein, which translates to MQNQSKDPLHGITLQKIVETLVDHYGFDTLGELIPIKCFQSNPSIKSSLTFLRKTDWARKKVEELYVKSLPKFSNL; encoded by the coding sequence ATGCAAAATCAGTCCAAAGATCCTTTACACGGAATCACACTTCAAAAAATTGTAGAAACTTTAGTAGATCATTATGGTTTTGATACTTTAGGAGAGTTAATTCCAATTAAGTGTTTTCAATCAAATCCAAGTATTAAATCGAGTCTTACTTTTTTAAGAAAAACAGATTGGGCTCGAAAAAAAGTTGAAGAACTCTACGTAAAATCGCTGCCTAAATTCTCTAATTTATAA
- the miaA gene encoding tRNA (adenosine(37)-N6)-dimethylallyltransferase MiaA — translation MKYLITIVGPTAIGKTALSIALAQHFKCEIVSCDSRQFFKEMTIGTAVPNQEELNSAKHHFIQNKSIFENYTVGDYEKEALVKIEELFQTNDYAILIGGSGLYVDAILKGFDEFPEINPEVRSEVNLNYEKLGIEYLQEQLKNLDPDYYQKITIENPQTLQNPQRMMRFVEVCIGTGKPYSSFLNQKKNNRGFTPILIGLDAEREIIYNRINQRVDIMMNEGLLEEAKTLYPNKALNALQTVGYRELFSYFDGEFTLPFAIEEIKKNTRRFSKRQLTWFKRNENTKWFDYAADRKEIISYIENLLK, via the coding sequence ATGAAATACCTAATAACCATTGTCGGACCAACAGCCATAGGCAAAACAGCCTTAAGTATTGCTTTGGCACAACATTTTAAATGCGAGATTGTTTCTTGCGACAGCCGTCAATTTTTTAAAGAAATGACTATTGGTACAGCCGTTCCCAATCAAGAAGAATTGAATTCTGCCAAACATCATTTCATTCAAAATAAATCCATTTTTGAAAATTACACCGTTGGCGATTACGAAAAAGAAGCTTTAGTAAAAATCGAAGAACTTTTTCAAACCAACGATTATGCAATTCTTATTGGCGGATCAGGATTATATGTAGATGCAATTTTAAAAGGTTTTGATGAATTTCCAGAAATCAATCCAGAAGTTCGCTCAGAAGTAAATTTAAATTACGAAAAACTCGGAATTGAATATCTTCAGGAGCAACTAAAAAATCTAGATCCAGATTATTACCAAAAAATAACTATCGAAAATCCTCAAACTCTACAAAATCCGCAGCGAATGATGCGATTTGTAGAAGTTTGCATTGGAACAGGAAAACCATATTCTTCATTCTTAAATCAAAAGAAAAATAATCGAGGCTTCACTCCTATTCTAATTGGTTTAGATGCCGAAAGAGAAATCATTTACAACCGAATCAACCAGCGTGTTGATATTATGATGAACGAAGGTTTACTTGAAGAAGCCAAAACCTTGTATCCTAATAAAGCGTTAAATGCTCTGCAAACGGTCGGTTATAGAGAATTATTTAGTTATTTTGACGGAGAATTTACATTGCCTTTTGCAATAGAAGAAATCAAGAAAAATACTCGAAGATTTTCTAAAAGACAATTAACGTGGTTCAAACGTAATGAAAACACTAAATGGTTTGATTACGCGGCAGATAGAAAGGAAATTATAAGCTATATAGAAAATCTTCTAAAGTAA
- a CDS encoding exonuclease domain-containing protein translates to MYAILDIETTGGQFNEEGITEIAIYKFDGHEVIDQFISLVNPEIPIQPFVVKLTGINNAMLRSAPKFYEVAKRIIEITSDCVIVAHNASFDYRILRTEFRRLGYDFEARTLCTVELAKKLIPEQPSYSLGKLVRALGIPMADRHRASGDAMATTKLFKMLLEKDVEKTIVKDFIKLEVEKGIAPKFLDLLSQMPAKTGVYYIYNESGTLIYIGKSHNIKKRVNQHFTGITTKSKRIQAEVFTITYDETGSELIALLKESQEVKINRPRHNRSQKKTVFPFALYAEKDSNGYLNLKLEKADGRKKDITSFVSVQEGKNALFKFTAKYHLCQKLTGLYNSKKECFQYSIKECDGACIGEITPEVYNLRVQQFISENSFENKSMILIDKGRNVNERSAILIENGIYKGYAYYDLNYQITNIEILKNILIPMEHNRDVKNILQSYLRKSKSIKILNF, encoded by the coding sequence TTGTACGCAATACTAGACATAGAAACAACTGGAGGGCAGTTTAACGAAGAAGGAATTACTGAAATCGCCATCTATAAATTTGATGGACACGAAGTAATTGACCAATTCATAAGCCTTGTCAATCCTGAAATTCCGATTCAGCCTTTCGTAGTAAAGCTAACCGGAATCAATAATGCTATGCTGCGTTCTGCACCAAAGTTTTATGAAGTCGCCAAACGTATTATCGAAATAACTTCTGACTGCGTTATTGTGGCTCACAATGCCTCTTTCGATTACCGAATTTTAAGAACAGAATTCAGACGTTTAGGCTACGATTTTGAAGCCAGAACGCTTTGTACTGTCGAACTAGCCAAAAAACTAATTCCAGAACAACCTTCTTACAGTTTAGGAAAATTGGTTCGTGCACTTGGAATTCCAATGGCAGACAGACATCGTGCCAGCGGAGACGCAATGGCTACGACAAAACTGTTTAAAATGCTCTTAGAAAAAGACGTAGAAAAAACAATCGTAAAAGATTTTATAAAACTCGAAGTCGAAAAAGGAATTGCTCCTAAATTCTTAGATCTTTTAAGTCAAATGCCGGCTAAAACTGGTGTTTATTATATTTATAATGAAAGCGGTACTTTAATTTATATTGGTAAAAGCCATAACATAAAAAAGAGAGTCAATCAGCATTTTACAGGAATTACAACCAAAAGCAAAAGAATCCAGGCTGAAGTTTTTACCATAACTTATGATGAAACCGGAAGTGAATTAATTGCACTTTTAAAAGAAAGTCAGGAAGTTAAAATTAATCGTCCAAGACATAACCGTTCTCAGAAAAAAACAGTATTTCCTTTTGCATTATATGCCGAGAAAGACTCGAATGGTTATCTCAATTTAAAACTTGAAAAAGCTGACGGCCGAAAAAAAGACATCACATCGTTTGTTTCTGTGCAAGAAGGCAAAAATGCACTTTTTAAATTCACGGCAAAATACCATTTATGCCAAAAGTTAACAGGGTTGTATAATAGCAAGAAAGAGTGTTTTCAATATTCAATCAAAGAATGTGACGGCGCCTGTATTGGTGAAATAACTCCTGAAGTCTACAATTTAAGAGTTCAGCAATTTATTTCTGAAAATAGTTTTGAAAATAAAAGCATGATCCTGATTGACAAAGGCCGTAATGTAAACGAACGAAGTGCTATTTTAATCGAAAATGGAATCTACAAAGGTTATGCTTACTACGATCTTAATTATCAAATTACCAACATTGAGATTCTTAAAAACATTTTGATCCCAATGGAGCACAACCGCGATGTAAAAAACATTCTTCAAAGCTACCTCCGTAAAAGTAAATCTATTAAGATTTTAAATTTTTAA
- a CDS encoding ion transporter, whose amino-acid sequence MKNKKSQYEIFREKVKVVLYGTDTILGRMFDLVLLGLILLSVLLIMLDTVRGISLKYHEQLLICEWVITVFFTIEYILRIISIQKPVRYIFSFYGIIDLLAVLPMYLSIFFPGASILSIVRALRFLRLFKILHIPQISHQSLQLKEAIEASKEKILVFIYFVLISTVIIGTIMYLVEGRESGFTSIPMGIYWTIVTLTTVGYGDISPQTPLGQFIAALVMILGYGIIAVPTGIVTAEFAKSSLRNSAVSTKKTCKNCNSQVHFDSAKYCYECGTELPNN is encoded by the coding sequence ATGAAAAATAAAAAATCACAATACGAAATCTTTAGAGAAAAAGTCAAGGTAGTTCTATATGGCACCGATACCATTTTAGGGCGCATGTTTGATTTAGTCCTGCTAGGTTTGATTTTATTGAGCGTTCTTTTAATCATGCTGGATACAGTTAGAGGAATAAGTTTAAAATACCATGAACAACTTCTTATCTGCGAATGGGTTATCACAGTATTTTTTACAATCGAATATATTTTAAGAATCATATCCATTCAAAAACCCGTTAGATATATCTTCAGTTTTTACGGAATTATAGACTTGCTTGCAGTCTTACCCATGTATCTATCTATATTTTTCCCTGGAGCAAGTATTTTGTCAATCGTAAGAGCTTTACGTTTTTTGCGATTATTCAAAATCTTACATATTCCGCAAATTTCACATCAATCCTTGCAATTAAAAGAGGCAATAGAAGCTAGCAAAGAAAAAATCTTGGTTTTTATATATTTTGTACTCATTAGCACTGTAATTATCGGTACGATTATGTATTTAGTCGAGGGCCGAGAATCTGGTTTTACAAGCATTCCAATGGGAATCTATTGGACGATTGTAACTTTAACGACGGTGGGTTATGGTGACATTTCGCCGCAAACTCCTTTAGGACAATTTATTGCAGCATTAGTAATGATTTTAGGATATGGAATAATTGCGGTTCCAACCGGAATTGTTACCGCAGAATTCGCCAAAAGCAGTTTGAGAAACAGTGCAGTAAGCACCAAAAAAACATGCAAAAACTGCAATTCCCAAGTCCATTTTGACAGCGCAAAATATTGCTACGAATGTGGAACAGAATTGCCAAATAATTAA
- a CDS encoding acyl-ACP thioesterase domain-containing protein, which produces MPISPNFTSVLSKDWEINFTQCTPAGYLKYTDLCNILQLTAAAHSEVGGISFYDMQEFHQAWVLSRMRVEVHALPKWQDVVTVKTWINSLENSRSVRALEMYVNGKKIVGCETYWAVFNTQARRPEALALPYEHFELFPENRATEEGFSKININHEKEAVFEKTVYLSDLDIVNHVNNVKYLEWCLDHVDPKRILKQEVKSFEMNFMKELSLQDNVVIHESEDDDHTKATFSITKGEKTCFALELHWK; this is translated from the coding sequence ATGCCAATATCTCCAAATTTCACATCAGTTTTAAGTAAAGACTGGGAAATCAATTTCACACAATGCACGCCCGCTGGTTATTTAAAGTATACCGATTTGTGTAATATTTTACAATTAACTGCTGCAGCACATTCAGAAGTTGGCGGCATTAGTTTTTATGATATGCAGGAATTTCACCAAGCGTGGGTTTTAAGCCGAATGCGCGTTGAAGTGCATGCTTTACCAAAATGGCAGGATGTCGTAACTGTAAAAACATGGATCAATAGTCTGGAAAATTCACGTTCTGTTCGTGCGTTGGAGATGTATGTAAATGGAAAGAAAATAGTGGGCTGCGAAACCTATTGGGCTGTTTTCAATACGCAGGCGCGCCGTCCAGAAGCGTTAGCTTTACCATATGAACATTTTGAATTATTTCCCGAAAATAGAGCTACAGAAGAAGGTTTTTCTAAAATAAACATCAACCACGAAAAAGAAGCTGTTTTTGAAAAAACAGTTTATTTATCAGATCTGGATATTGTAAATCATGTTAATAACGTAAAATATCTGGAATGGTGCCTAGATCACGTTGATCCGAAAAGAATTTTAAAACAAGAAGTGAAAAGTTTCGAAATGAATTTCATGAAAGAGCTTTCATTACAAGATAATGTTGTCATTCACGAAAGTGAAGATGATGATCATACAAAGGCAACTTTCAGTATTACAAAAGGAGAAAAAACATGTTTCGCTTTGGAATTGCATTGGAAATAA
- a CDS encoding Gfo/Idh/MocA family oxidoreductase, translating to MLKVGVLGAGHLGKIHLRLLQQSDKYELVGFYDENQENAERISKEFGYKNFSTIAKLIHAVDVIDIVTPTLSHYKCAKVAIKSGKHIFIEKPIANTVAEAEEIIALAKEYNVKGQVGHVERFNPAFIATKNMIENPMFIETHRLAEFNPRGTDVPVVLDLMIHDIDAILSVVNSKVKDIHASGVSVISDTPDIANARIEFENGCVANLTASRISMKNMRKSRFFQKDAYISVDFLEKKCEVVRMKDAPEVPGDFDMILQNAEGVKKQIYFTNPDVEQNNAILDELESFAHAINTDTTPVVTLEQATDALRVAYQIIDCFDK from the coding sequence ATGTTAAAAGTAGGAGTTTTAGGTGCTGGTCATCTTGGTAAAATACATTTACGCTTATTACAACAATCTGACAAATACGAATTAGTTGGATTTTACGACGAAAATCAAGAAAATGCCGAAAGAATCTCTAAAGAATTTGGCTATAAAAACTTCAGCACAATTGCAAAACTTATTCATGCTGTCGATGTAATCGATATTGTGACTCCAACGCTTTCGCATTATAAATGTGCAAAAGTGGCAATCAAATCAGGAAAACATATTTTTATAGAAAAACCAATTGCCAATACTGTAGCAGAAGCTGAAGAAATCATAGCTTTAGCTAAAGAGTACAATGTAAAAGGTCAAGTTGGTCATGTTGAGCGTTTTAATCCTGCTTTTATCGCAACAAAAAACATGATCGAAAACCCGATGTTTATAGAAACTCATCGTTTGGCAGAATTTAATCCGCGTGGTACAGACGTTCCTGTGGTTTTGGATTTAATGATTCACGATATTGATGCCATTTTGAGTGTTGTTAATTCAAAGGTAAAAGATATTCATGCAAGCGGAGTCTCTGTTATCAGCGATACTCCAGATATTGCCAATGCTAGAATTGAATTTGAAAATGGCTGTGTTGCCAACTTAACAGCAAGCAGAATCTCGATGAAGAATATGAGAAAATCTCGTTTTTTCCAAAAAGATGCTTACATTTCAGTTGACTTTTTAGAAAAAAAATGTGAAGTAGTTCGTATGAAAGATGCCCCAGAAGTTCCTGGAGATTTTGATATGATTCTGCAAAATGCAGAAGGTGTAAAAAAACAAATCTATTTCACTAATCCAGATGTTGAACAAAACAACGCTATTCTGGACGAGTTAGAATCTTTTGCACATGCAATTAATACAGATACAACGCCGGTTGTAACACTAGAACAAGCAACAGATGCTTTGCGTGTAGCCTACCAGATTATTGATTGTTTCGATAAATAA
- a CDS encoding YggS family pyridoxal phosphate-dependent enzyme, which produces MSIASNLNTIKTSLPEHVTLVAVSKTKPISDLMQAYETGQRIFGENKIQEMTEKWEEMPKDIQWHMIGHVQTNKVKFMAPFVSLIHGVDSLKLLQEINKQALKNNRTIDCLLQMYIAEEETKFGLDENELNELLTSSAFKELKNIRILGLMGMATFTEDQNQIKKEFTHLKSIFDSLKNIDGYGKDALQCVSTISMGMSGDYQLAIECGSTMVRIGSSIFGVR; this is translated from the coding sequence ATGTCAATAGCATCAAACTTAAATACAATAAAAACAAGTTTACCTGAACATGTAACTCTTGTTGCCGTTTCTAAAACAAAACCTATTTCAGACTTGATGCAGGCTTATGAAACCGGCCAGCGTATTTTTGGAGAAAACAAAATCCAAGAAATGACTGAAAAATGGGAAGAAATGCCAAAAGATATTCAGTGGCATATGATTGGTCATGTTCAAACGAATAAAGTAAAATTTATGGCACCATTTGTGAGTTTAATTCATGGTGTAGATAGTTTGAAATTATTACAGGAAATCAATAAACAAGCTTTAAAAAATAATAGAACTATAGATTGTCTTCTTCAAATGTATATTGCCGAAGAAGAAACTAAATTTGGTCTTGACGAAAACGAATTAAACGAACTTTTAACTTCTTCAGCATTCAAAGAGTTAAAAAATATTCGTATCTTAGGTTTAATGGGAATGGCAACTTTCACAGAAGATCAAAACCAAATTAAAAAAGAATTTACCCATTTAAAATCCATTTTTGACTCATTAAAAAACATTGACGGATATGGTAAAGATGCATTGCAATGCGTCTCTACAATTTCTATGGGAATGTCTGGAGATTATCAGCTTGCAATAGAATGCGGCAGCACAATGGTTCGCATTGGAAGCAGCATTTTTGGAGTCCGTTGA
- a CDS encoding 3-hydroxyacyl-CoA dehydrogenase NAD-binding domain-containing protein: MKTIAVIGAGTMGNGIAHTFAQSGFTVKLIDVSEKSLDKGMATIAANLDRMLAKGTITQEDVAKTITNIITYTDIKDGVVGVDLVVEAATENVELKLNIFKQLNEACSHNTILATNTSSISITQIGSVVTHPERVIGMHFMNPVPIMKLVEIIRGYNTSDEVTKIIMDLSEKLGKVPVEVNDYPGFVANRILMPMLNEAIETLYNKVAGVYEIDTVMKLGMGHPMGPLQLADFIGLDVCLAILNVMYEGFKNPKYAPCPLLVNMVRAGKLGVKSGEGFYDYSESKKAEKISKQFL; this comes from the coding sequence ATGAAAACTATAGCTGTAATTGGTGCAGGAACAATGGGTAACGGAATTGCTCATACATTTGCACAAAGTGGTTTTACCGTAAAACTAATCGACGTTTCAGAAAAATCATTAGATAAAGGAATGGCAACTATTGCGGCCAATTTAGACCGTATGCTTGCAAAAGGTACAATTACACAAGAAGACGTCGCTAAAACTATTACCAATATTATTACCTATACAGATATTAAAGATGGTGTTGTGGGTGTTGATTTAGTAGTTGAAGCTGCAACAGAAAATGTAGAATTAAAACTAAATATTTTCAAGCAATTAAACGAAGCTTGTTCTCATAATACTATTTTAGCAACTAATACTTCCTCTATATCGATTACACAAATTGGTTCTGTTGTAACTCATCCTGAACGTGTTATTGGAATGCATTTTATGAACCCAGTGCCAATTATGAAATTAGTTGAAATCATCCGCGGTTATAACACAAGCGATGAAGTCACAAAGATCATCATGGATTTATCTGAGAAATTAGGAAAAGTTCCTGTTGAAGTAAACGATTATCCTGGTTTCGTAGCCAACAGAATTTTAATGCCTATGCTAAACGAAGCAATTGAAACGTTATACAATAAAGTTGCGGGAGTTTACGAAATTGATACTGTAATGAAATTAGGAATGGGACACCCTATGGGGCCACTTCAATTAGCTGATTTTATTGGTCTTGATGTTTGCCTTGCCATTTTAAATGTAATGTACGAAGGTTTCAAAAACCCTAAATATGCTCCTTGCCCATTATTGGTTAATATGGTAAGAGCAGGAAAACTAGGCGTAAAATCTGGTGAAGGTTTTTATGATTATAGTGAAAGTAAAAAAGCAGAGAAAATCTCTAAGCAGTTTTTGTAA
- a CDS encoding protein-L-isoaspartate(D-aspartate) O-methyltransferase: MKDTAKHQGLRNQLVSTLEQKGITDRAVLEAIKKIPRHLFLNSSFEDYAYQDKAFPIGAGQTISQPYTVAFQSQLLEVKKDHKILEIGTGSGYQTAVLFNLGAKVYTVERQKELFKQTSILFPKLNIRPKHVSFGDGYKGLPNYAPFDSIIVTAGAPFIPKPLMAQLKIGGRLVIPLGEDVQIMTLLIRKNETQFEKHEFGEFRFVPLLEDKN, encoded by the coding sequence TTGAAAGACACTGCCAAACATCAAGGACTTCGTAATCAATTAGTAAGCACTTTAGAGCAAAAGGGAATTACTGATAGAGCGGTTTTAGAGGCGATAAAAAAAATCCCAAGACACCTTTTTTTGAATTCAAGTTTTGAAGATTATGCTTATCAAGATAAGGCTTTTCCTATTGGAGCGGGTCAAACTATTTCGCAGCCTTACACAGTTGCTTTTCAATCGCAGTTGTTAGAAGTAAAAAAAGATCACAAAATTCTAGAAATTGGAACTGGTTCTGGATACCAAACTGCTGTTTTGTTTAATCTTGGAGCAAAAGTTTATACTGTAGAAAGACAAAAAGAATTGTTTAAACAGACTTCTATTTTGTTTCCAAAACTAAATATTCGTCCTAAACATGTATCTTTTGGTGATGGCTACAAAGGGTTACCAAATTATGCTCCCTTTGACAGTATTATAGTTACAGCTGGTGCACCATTTATCCCGAAACCGTTAATGGCTCAGCTTAAAATTGGAGGAAGGCTTGTGATTCCGCTTGGAGAAGATGTTCAGATTATGACTTTATTAATTAGAAAGAATGAAACGCAATTTGAAAAACATGAGTTTGGAGAATTTAGGTTTGTTCCTTTATTAGAAGATAAAAATTAA